The Arachis hypogaea cultivar Tifrunner chromosome 19, arahy.Tifrunner.gnm2.J5K5, whole genome shotgun sequence genome has a window encoding:
- the LOC112775360 gene encoding ABC transporter C family member 10 — protein sequence MEGFWSMFCGEETCSYDFKFLVDPSSCINHFLISCFDVLLLLMLLFIMIKKLPSKPLHGLTGSRRLSKLHLVSAIANGALGLVHLCLGIWVLVENLRKTNTSLPLDLWLLEFFQGLTWLSVSIAINLGLKQLQRPWLRMFSVLIFLVSGISCAFSLFYVIGSKDLSLKVALDILSFPGAILLLLCTYKCRETDMELDESLYTPLNGESNKIGSINNDALYGRAGFFSTMSFWWMNPLMKRGKEKTLQEEDIPKLREQDQAESCYLLFLDHLNRKKQNDPSLQSSILWTIVLCHRREILISGFFALLKVIAISVGPLLLNSFILVAEGNESFKYEGFVLAISLFFTKVIESLSQRQWYFRARLIGVKVKSLLTAAIYKKQLRLSNSARLNHSGGEIMNYVTVDAYRIGEFPYWFHQTWTTSVQLCISLVILFRAVGLATIASLVVIVFTVLCNTPLAKLQHKFQSKLMVAQDERLKATSEALLNMKVLKLYAWETNFKDSIERLRNVELKWLSAVLLRKAYNTFLFWSSPVLVSAASFGACYFLNVPLHANNVFTFVATLRLVQDPIRTIPDVIGVVIQARVAFARLVKFLEASELQNANVKKKSFSDNMRGSISIKAADFSWEDNASKPTLRNINLEVRPGKKLAICGEVGSGKSTLLAAILREVPNTQGTIEVYGKFAYVSQTAWIQTGTIRDNILFGSAMDTQKYRETLHRSSLIKDLELFPHGDLTEIGERGVNLSGGQKQRIQLARALYQNADIYLLDDPFSAVDAHTATNLFNEYIMQGLAGKTVLLVTHQVDFLPAFDSVLLMSDGEILQAAPYHDLLASSQEFQDLVSAHKETAGSDRLMDVTSSQRNSNSAVEIRKTYVEKQFDASKGDQLIKEEEREKGNQGFRPYLQYLNQNKGYVYFSVAVISQITFVIGQISQNSWMAANVDNPHVSTLKLILVYLLIGFTSTLFLLVRSLLTVAMGLQSSKSLFLQLLNSLFRAPMAFYDSTPLGRILSRVSGDLSIVDLDVPFGLLFAVAATSNCYANLTVLAVVTWQVLFVSIPMIIFAIRLQRYYFATAKELMRLNGTTKSYVANHLAESVAGAVTIRAFEEEDRFFAKNLHLIDVNASPFFHTFAANEWFIQRLETVSAVVLASAALCMVVLPSGTFTSGFIGMALSYGLTLNASLVFSIQNQCNIENYIISVERLNQYMHIPSEAPEIIEGNRPPTNWPLEGKVEIHDLQIRYRPDAPLVLRGITCTFEGGHKIGIVGRTGSGKSTLIGALFRLVEPAGGEIIVDGINISSIGLHDLRSRFGIIPQDPTLFNGTVRYNMDPLSQYTDQEIWEVLAKCQLREAVQEKEEGLDSSVVEAGANWSMGQRQLFCLGRALLRRSQILVLDEATASIDNATDLILQKTIRTEFADCTVITVAHRIPTVMDCTKVLAISDGKLVEYDEPMNLMKREGSLFGQLVKEYWSHFQSAESH from the exons ATGGAGGGGTTTTGGAGCATGTTCTGTggggaagaaacatgcagctatGATTTCAAGTTTTTGGTTGATCCTTCCTCATGCATCAACCACTTCTTGATATCTTGCTTTGATGTGTTGCTTCTTCTCATGCTCCTATTCATTATGATCAAGAAGTTACCATCCAAACCGTTACATGGTCTAACAGGGTCACGAAGACTTTCAAAATTGCATCTAGTCTCTGCCATAGCCAATGGTGCTCTTGGCCTGGTGCATTTGTGCTTAGGCATTTGGGTTTTAGTGGAGAATTTGAGGAAAACCAACACTTCTTTGCCTCTTGATCTGTGGTTGCTAGAATTCTTTCAAGGATTGACATGGTTGTCAGTCAGCATAGCAATAAATCTTGGCCTAAAACAGCTTCAAAGACCATGGTTAAGGATGTTCTCTGTTCTTATCTTTTTGGTTTCTGGCATTTCCTGTGCTTTTTCCTTGTTTTATGTAATTGGTAGCAAAGACCTGTCCCTTAAGGTAGCTTTAGATATTCTATCTTTCCCAGGGGCAATATTATTGTTGCTTTGCACATATAAATGCAGGGAAACTGACATGGAACTTGATGAAAGCCTTTACACTCCTTTGAATGGTGAGTCCAACAAAATTGGTTCTATCAACAACGATGCTCTATATGGAAGAGCTGGATTCTTTAGTACCATGTCATTTTGGTGGATGAATCCTTTGATGAAGAGGGGTAAAGAGAAAACACTTCAGGAAGAAGATATCCCAAAGTTGCGAGAGCAAGATCAAGCAGAAAGTTGTTACTTGCTGTTTCTAGACCACTTGAACAGGAAGAAACAGAATGATCCCTCTTTGCAATCATCGATTTTGTGGACTATAGTTTTATGCCACCGGAGAGAAATTCTGATATCAGGATTCTTTGCATTGCTTAAGGTGATTGCTATTTCTGTTGGTCCACTGCTTCTGAATTCCTTCATACTGGTAGCTGAGGGCAATGAAAGCTTCAAATATGAAGGTTTTGTATTGGCCATATCACTTTTCTTTACGAAGGTCATAGAATCTTTATCACAAAGGCAGTGGTACTTCCGAGCCAGACTGATAGGTGTGAAAGTTAAATCTCTGCTCACTGCAGCCATTTATAAAAAACAACTGAGGTTATCAAATTCTGCAAGATTGAATCATTCTGGTGGTGAGATCATGAACTATGTGACTGTGGATGCTTATAGAATCGGAGAATTTCCTTATTGGTTTCACCAGACATGGACGACTAGCGTCCAGCTATGCATCTCCTTGGTAATACTTTTTCGCGCCGTCGGGCTAGCTACAATTGCCTCCTTGGTGGTGATAGTTTTCACTGTGCTTTGCAATACTCCACTTGCAAAGTTGCAGCATAAGTTTCAAAGCAAACTCATGGTGGCACAAGATGAGAGGTTGAAGGCTACTTCTGAGGCTCTTCTGAATATGAAGGTGCTGAAATTGTATGCATGGGAAACCAACTTCAAGGATTCTATTGAAAGATTGAGGAATGTGGAGCTGAAATGGTTGTCTGCAGTGCTATTGCGCAAGGCCTACAACACCTTTCTCTTCTGGTCCTCACCTGTGTTGGTATCCGCTGCTTCCTTTGGAGCTTGTTACTTTCTTAACGTTCCCCTGCATGCTAACAATGTCTTCACCTTTGTGGCAACTTTGCGCCTTGTTCAAGATCCAATTAGAACCATTCCTGATGTCATTGGGGTGGTCATTCAGGCCAGAGTTGCGTTTGCCCGGCTTGTAAAGTTCCTTGAGGCATCTGAACTGCAAAATGCAAATGTCAAGAAGAAGAGTTTCAGCGACAACATGAGGGGCTCCATTTCAATCAAGGCTGCTGACTTTTCATGGGAAGATAATGCATCAAAACCGACACTGCGAAATATCAACTTAGAGGTTAGGCCAGGGAAAAAGTTGGCTATTTGTGGAGAGGTTGGATCAGGAAAATCAACACTGTTAGCAGCAATTCTCAGAGAAGTTCCTAATACTCAGGGAACT ATTGAAGTTTATGGCAAATTTGCCTATGTTTCTCAAACAGCATGGATACAGACAGGTACAATAAGGGATAACATATTGTTTGGATCAGCAATGGATactcaaaaatatagagaaactCTGCATAGGTCTTCACTAATAAAGGACCTTGAGTTGTTTCCCCATGGTGATCTCACTGAGATAGGGGAGAGAGGGGTTAACCTGAGTGGAGGCCAGAAGCAACGGATTCAGCTCGCTCGTGCTCTTTACCAGAATGCTGATATATACCTCTTGGATGATCCATTCAGTGCTGTTGATGCACATACTGCCACAAATCTGTTTAAT GAATACATCATGCAAGGACTTGCAGGAAAGACAGTTTTGCTTGTCACTCATCAAGTTGACTTTCTTCCTGCATTTGATTCTGTTTTG TTGATGTCAGATGGTGAAATCCTACAAGCTGCTCCTTATCATGATCTTTTGGCCTCAAGTCAAGAATTTCAGGACCTTGTCAGTGCTCACAAAGAGACTGCTGGTTCTGACCGGCTTATGGATGTTACTTCTTCCCAGAGAAATTCTAATTCTGCAGTAGAGATTAGGAAAACTTATGTGGAGAAGCAGTTTGATGCATCAAAAGGAGATCAGCTaatcaaggaagaagagagagagaaaggaaaccAAGGCTTCCGGCCTTACTTACAGTATCTGAATCAGAACAAAGGATATGTGTACTTCTCTGTGGCTGTCATTTCTCAGATTACATTTGTGATTGGTCAGATATCGCAAAACTCATGGATGGCTGCCAATGTTGACAATCCTCATGTCAgcactttgaaattgattttagtGTACTTGTTGATTGGATTTACTTCAACATTATTCTTGTTGGTGAGAAGTCTTCTTACAGTTGCTATGGGACTTCAGTCATCAAAATCATTATTTCTACAGCTTCTGAATTCTCTCTTTCGCGCACCAATGGCATTTTATGACTCCACCCCCTTGGGACGGATACTTAGCAGG GTTTCTGGGGATCTCAGCATTGTTGATCTTGATGTCCCATTTGGCCTTCTTTTTGCTGTTGCAGCTACTTCTAACTGTTATGCTAATCTTACAGTCTTAGCAGTTGTTACTTGGCAAGTCTTGTTTGTCTCTATACCGATGATTATTTTTGCAATTCGCTTGCAG AGATATTACTTTGCTACTGCGAAAGAATTGATGCGGCTCAATGGCACAACAAAATCCTATGTAGCTAATCATCTAGCTGAATCTGTAGCTGGAGCTGTGACAATAAGGGCTTTTGAGGAGGAAGATCGTTTTTTTGCAAAAAATCTTCATTTGATTGATGTCAATGCTAGTCCTTTTTTCCATACTTTTGCAGCAAATGAGTGGTTCATTCAGCGGTTGGAAACAGTCAGTGCAGTTGTTCTTGCATCTGCAGCACTTTGCATGGTTGTACTTCCCTCTGGAACTTTCACATCTG GTTTTATTGGCATGGCTCTCTCATATGGCCTTACACTTAATGCTTCACTAGtattttcaattcaaaatcaGTGCAACATAGAAAATTACATAATATCAGTGGAGAGGCTTAATCAATATATGCATATACCAAGTGAGGCTCCAGAAATTATAGAAGGAAATCGTCCTCCAACAAATTGGCCACTTGAGGGAAAAGTGGAAATTCATGATTTGCAG ATTCGATATAGACCTGATGCACCTCTTGTACTCCGTGGAATCACATGCACATTTGAAGGAGGACACAAGATTGGTATTGTTGGCAGGACAGGTAGTGGAAAGTCGACACTAATAGGCGCTTTATTCCGGCTTGTGGAGCCGGCCGGTGGAGAGATCATAGTTGATGGTATTAATATTAGTTCCATTGGACTTCATGATTTGAGGTCACGTTTTGGCATCATACCTCAGGATCCTACTCTTTTCAATGGAACAGTCAGATACAATATGGACCCCTTATCGCAATACACTGATCAAGAGATTTGGGAG GTTCTTGCGAAGTGTCAATTGCGAGAGGCTGTCCAAGAGAAAGAAGAGGGATTAGATTCCTCAG TTGTTGAAGCCGGAGCGAATTGGAGTATGGGACAAAGGCAGTTGTTTTGTCTGGGGCGCGCACTTCTAAGGAGAAGTCAGATATTAGTGCTGGATGAAGCAACTGCATCAATTGACAATGCAACTGATTTGATTCTGCAGAAAACCATTAGGACTGAATTTGCAGATTGTACTGTAATCACAGTAGCTCACAGGATACCAACTGTGATGGATTGCACCAAGGTTCTTGCCATCAGTGATG GAAAACTGGTAGAGTATGATGAGCCAATGAACTTGATGAAGAGGGAAGGATCACTTTTTGGGCAGCTTGTTAAGGAATATTGGTCTCATTTTCAGTCAGCAGAATCACATTGA